Below is a genomic region from Nitrospira defluvii.
GCAACATGATACCGCCACACCGGGGTCTGCCCGTGACGTACGAATTCCTGAAGCACTGCGGGCAGGTCGCCGTCTACACGTCCGTCCTCGAACTCCACTCCGCTGAGATAGACGGAGCCGGCATCTGCGAGCACCACCTCGTCCAGCCGCGGGATCATCACCGTCCGGCCCCAGGGCGAAGGCAGGTCAGGGACAAACAGGCCATGGTAGCGCCTGGTCGGCGCACAGAGCAGCGTGGAGGATGCGTATCCGCCGAGGCCGTTCGTCACCAGCCATTCACGCGCGAGCAGGCACTCCTCGTCCTGCACACAATCGCGCGGGAGAGAGAGGGTGACGACCTGATGGGGAAGGGTCACAGCCACAGGAATTATCCTTCCGGTTCGGTGCGGTACAGCACGGCCGATTCGGCCGGGAGGCGCCACCCCTCGTCGCTCAACGGATCGATGACACCGGGGCCGCCATAACGGAGCTCATCACTGGACCAGAGCAACGACCATCTCCGTTGGGCCGGAGGGGCCAGCAACGGCTCCGGCGCAGGCCGATACTCGCAATCAGGTCCGAGGTTGAGGAGCAGGAGCCGGTCATCACCCTCCGATCCAGGATAGCGCACGACGAAGGCCTCAGATCCAATGACGGCTCCATCCAGGCGGTGGCGGTCCTGTTGCGCAATCACCGGATCTTCACGCCGCAGCCAGAGGAGATCGCGATGCAGCGCGTACGAGTTCCGGTGACGGTCCCGCTCGGCGAGATCCAGTTGTGATCGCTTGAACACGATCGGATTGCAGGGGTCCGGAATGGCTGTTTGCGCCTCGACAGATGCCACGCTGGGAAACTGCGCCAAGAACTCCCTCCTGCCTCGATGAATTGCCTGTGCCAATTCGCCGGGTGGAAAATCCGCGAAGAACAGAAACGGTGAAGACGCGGCGAACTCCTGCCCCATGAAAAGCAGCGGCGTCTGCGGAGACAGGAGCAGCAGAGCCGTGAGCACACGGAGCAGGCCTGGGCTGGTCTTCTCGTGCAGTCGGTCACCGCGTAACTGATTGGCGACCTGATCATGATTCTGGAGAAAAAACACAAACCCGGCCGCCGGTTCGTCTCCGACAACCGTACCTCGAGATTTGCCCTGCCACTGATACCGCTGCCCCTGAAACAGAAACGATCGTTTCATGCACGACAACAATTCCTGTGGCGTACCCCGGTAGTCTGTGTAATAGCCTTCACGGCAACCGGTTGCCGCCACTCGCGCCGCGTGGTGAAAGTCTTCGCTCCATACCCCGTCCAACCCCCACCCGCCTTGGTTGATGGGCTGAATGGGATGGATCCATTGCGCCTCACATTCCGCAATCAAAATGATCGATCTCGCTCCGGCCGCCTGCCTCGCGGCCTGCGACAATTCCGCCAGCACATGCCGTGGGCCCTCATCGTGCAGCGCGTGAACCGCGTCGAGCCTCAACCCGTCGAGATGAAATTCATCCACCCAATAGCAGGCATTCTGTATGAAAAAGTCACGCACGCCGCACGATTCCGGCCCGTCAAAATTGATAGCCTGGCCCCATTCGTTCGGATAACGATCAGTGAAATAGTGATGGGTATAGGCCGGCAGATAATTCCCGTCCGGGCCCAGGTGGTTGTAGACCACGTCCAGGATGACGCCCAGCCCAAGCCGATGCGTTGCATCGACGAACCGTTTGAGCGCTTCCGGATCACCGTACACATGAGCCGGTGCATAGAGACCGACTCCGTCATAGCCCCAGTTCCAACGGCCGGGAAATTCGGCGACGGGCATCACTTCAATGACGGTGATGCCGAGGTCTTTCAGGGCGACGAGCTGCGCGGAGGCGGCATCCAGGGTGCCTTCCTGGGTGAAGGTGCCCACGTGGAGTTCATAGATCGCCTGCCCCCGCATCTTCACGCCGGGCCAGCCCTTGTCCTGCCATCGATAGGCTGCAGGGTCGACGATCAGTGACGGACCATGGGGACCGGACGGCTGGAATCGTGAACAGGGGTCGGGGTAGGCTTCGCCGCGATCGAGGCGATACCGGTAGGTCATGCCTGCCTTCACACCACGGACTTCAGTCGACCAATACCCATCGTCCTCCTGCTGCATCGAATGCGCAGTACGCCCGCCCTCCAGCAGCACCTCTACCTGTGTCCGTTCAGGAGCCCAGCAGCGGAACCGCACAGCGTCACCCGCCACGGTTGCCCCGAGCGTCATCCCCTGCCAAGGTTTCATCACGGTCGTTCCCTCGCGCCTTTCTTCTGCCCTCACATCCATACCTCCGTTCACCATTGGGCAGGGGGTCCCGTTCACCGGTTACGCGCTTTTACGCCGGACCTGCCGTCTGCTTTAAGCTTCGTCGCTGGAATGTCCAGGTGCTTCACCGGCCGGATTTCATTCGCATACCGCAAGGTGTTCAACAGCAGCACCCCTTCCCATGGCATGATCGCCGCTAGGTATTGCCTCGTGCGAATCACAACCATCGCGATCGCAACTTTGCCGGTCTTCTTGAGTGTTTCCCGCAGCAAGGCATAGCCCTTTTCGCCGCGCTTGTCGGGCACCACATAATACGGTGTTTCAAACAAGGCAGGCGCTATGTGCTCCACCTTGACGAAGCTCACGATATCGACCGTCTGCGTGGCCTCAACGTTCGCCCGGCGAAAATCTTCGTCGGTCAGCACCACATACCGGTTCTTCTCGTATTCATACCCCTTGAGGATCTGGTCCCATGGGACTTCTTTCCCGGTGACCTTGTTGTACCGCTTGAACCCCACCGGCTTCCTGTCGCGCCGATCCAACAGGGTCAAATCGAAACGATTCCGGTTCTCCGCCGGGTAGAGGTCGACCGGGATGTTGACCAGCCCGAAGCTGATGGACCCTTTCCAAAGTGGTCGGGACATGTTTGTTCCTTCATGATCGAATTCAGTCTGCACATCTAACAACAGACTGGTCGTCCGCACACTCGGAGTATCCCCAGTTCGACGCGGCAATGAAAAACTAGGTTCTTCCCTAGCTGCGGGCTGTCAGAGATCCCGATACGGTCACTCGTTGCCGACGTTCAACCGATTCCCGCCGATATCGCCCTGGTGGCCATAAAGGAGACACCATGCACCATACAAGCGAACAGACCCGATCGATCTGGATGGCAACGGACATGCCGGTGGTTCCCCCCCTGACGCTGGGCGCGCATGCAGATGTCTGTATCGTCGGGGCCGGCATCGCGGGTCTCACCACCGCGTACTGCCTGATGAAGTCCGGCAAATCCATCATCGTCGTGGACAAAGGGCCACCAGGCGGGGGAATGACAGGCCGGACCACCGCACATCTCTCCAACGCGGTCGATGATCGTTATGTTGAAATCCAACGTCTGCATGGCGCATCCGGCGCGCAAGTGGCTGCAGAAAGCCATTCCGCAGCTATCGACTGGATCGACATGATCAGGGTACGCGAGGGCATCGATTGTGATTTCATGCGACTGGACGGGTACCTGTTTGCCCCCTCCAATGGCCCCGCCGATCTGATCGAGGAAGAATGGCAGGCCGCCCAACGTGCGGGCCTAACCGGAGTGGAACGTCTCAACCGGTTGCCTCACGGCCTCTTCCCCACCGGGCCCTGTCTCAAGTTTCCACGTCAGGGCCAATTTCATCCGCTGAAATATCTTACGGGTCTGGTCAGAGCTATCCAACGGGACGGTGGGCGCATCTTTAGGGACGCCCATGTGGTGAACGTCGAAACCGGCGCGCAGGTGACGATCGAGACGAGTCAGGGATGCGCCGTGACGGCAGATAGGCTCGTCGTGGCTACCAATACTCCGATCAACAACATCGTGACGATTCATACCAAGCAAGCAGCCTATATCAGCTATGTCATCGGGGCGAGGGTTCCGGCGGGAACCGTTACACCGGTCCTGCTGTGGGATACGCTCGATCCGTACCACTACATCCGATTCTCCACCGAATCGGCGGGAACGCCAGATGAACAGACCTGGATCATCGTCGGCGGTGAGGACCACAAGGCAGGTCAAGCGAATGATGGAGAAGCCCGATATGCCCGATTGGAAGCCTGGGCGCGGGAACGATTCCCCGAGATGGGAGACCTGGGGTTTCGCTGGTCCGGGCAGATTATGGAATCAGTCGATGGGCTGGGCTTTATTGGGCGTAACCCCGGCGATTCCGACCAGGTCTACATTGCTACCGGCGACTCCGGCATGGGCATGACTCACGGGACCATTGCGGGCTTAGTGATTGCGGATCTGATTATGCAGCGCCCATCGCCTTGGGCCCCATTGTACGACCCATCACGCAGGACAATTCGCGCCGCCGGTGAATTTCTGCGCGAATCCCTCAACATGGCTGCCCAATATACCGACTGGGTGACCGGCGGCGACGTAAACAGTGAGGAGGAGGTTGCGCCGGGGCAGGGAGCCATTCTCCGTGATGGCCTGACCAAGATTGCGGCCTATCGTGACGACCAAGGGATCTTGCACAAATGCTCCGCCGTTTGCCCGCACCTGGACTGTATCGTGGCGTGGAACAATACGGAATCCACGTGGGACTGTCCTTGCCACGGTTCCCGCTTCGATAAGTTCGGAACGGTGCTTAATGGACCAGCGACTACGAATCTCACTCCGATTGTCGCAAAACATCCGGCGTAACTCGCGGCACTCCGGAGATGTTTGGCCAAAGTCCCAGGGAGTCTCCTAGTACCGGAAGGTCGGCATCCGCCGCATGGTGATCACAAGAGCGCGCAGGTCCTTTCCCGTCCCGATTGGATAGGCCCGCTCTACTGCGGAGGAAAAGACGTCGCGTCATTGACCCGGCGCCTTTTCCTCCCGACATCCCTTTTTGTTAAGCCACTTGCTGAAAGGAGCCCGCAATGCCGATCATTCTGTGGATTCTGGGTGTGCCGGTGAGCGTAATTCTCCTACTGTGGTTGTTCGGGATCGTGCACTTCTGATCTCCCTGTGATCACCGTGCACGCGTCATTGTCCGGAGGTCATCAATGAGGTCTTGGATGGATGACACGGCCCGCCCCCGTTGCACCGGCGTCAGCATGTGATCGAGTTGCAGGATCACCGCCGTCAGTCCCGCGCGCCACTCCCTATCCAGTTGAGCCCGGGCCGCTTCCGACTGCTCCACGGTCGGATTCACAATCCCACGCAGCTCATCCGCGAGATGCTCCTCCGTCGCTCGTGTTCTGAGTGAGGCGATGAAGGCCTTACGACGTTGCCGGCGCGACTCCCACCAAATCGGCTCGGCGTCGGGAAGCGCCCGCACAGACGCACGCAATTGCGCCACCTGCCCGGCCTGTAACGAGCCTATCCATTTCCTGGCGAGCGCCAGTGCTTTGTCCGCCCGCAACTCGGCGCGGGCATCGCTCGGCCCGGCCCATGATTCCCTGGTCTTTTGTTCTTCGCGGATCAGGACCTGCTCCACATGTCGTACCTGTGATTCACTCATAGTCGTCAAGAGGGCGCTGCCGTCAGGAAGGACGCGCTCGACCAGATCGCCACGGAATCGATCATAGGCGGCATAGGCCCAGTCCAGATCATCCGGTCGCAGCCCGGCTTGTACCCGTGCCTTTAATTGGTCAAGAAATTCCGCATAGTCAGGAAGCATCTCCCTGCGATGACGAACAAGAAGGCGTTGGGTTCGTGCCAGCAGATCTCGACGTTGCCCTGAGGTCAGATCGAAATAGTGATCCGCCTGCCATTCAATGATCCGGTCCGCATGCCTATAGCCCAGGGTCAACGCACAGCCGCTTACCAGAAGGCCTACCGCGACTGTGGTCAACAGCCTGGCACAAAGAGTTCGACCCCATGCCGCTCCGAGTTTCATCTCATCTGCCCCTATCCTGTGCCATGAATCTATCCGCCATCGAGACCGCTGTATTCAGCCATACTCCAGTTCTCAAAGCGGCGCACACTGGGGGTATTCCGAGTATGTGACGGGGCGAGACTGTGAGATTGTGGGCGATAGCATTGCTCACGTGTGAACGACGGGCATGTTCATTCTTAGAGGAGGACAACGATGAAGACGATGACGCATGTATTGGCGGCGTTGGCGGTACTGACCCTGAGCGCCTGTTCCCATTCCCCAACGGCCACGAAGACGGTATCGGAAACGGAAGCCGGCACGAGGACCGGAATGGTCAGGAATATCGTCATCAACGAGACCATTCATCCGGAGACTCTCACCGTGCGGGCCGGCGACGAAATCCGCTGGATCAATCAGCGACAGGATGCGGTGACGATCACAATCGATCAAGCATTGGACCACACCGTGTCCTGTCGGAATGGATTTTCGAAATCCATGGGGATGGGAATCGACAACAGCACCAAGTTGGCGAGTCATGAAACGGCCGGTCTCTGTTTTACGCGAATCGGCACGTTCAAGTATTCAGTCCACGCATCATCCGACGACAAACACGATTTACCCAACACCCACGGTTCCGTCACCGTGCAGTAACTCCGCGCTCCGAATGACCCGCCGTCCGGAGTGAGGCCGGCGGGAGACGGGTACATCTTCACCCGACCCTACACAGATATCAGGGACAACCCTATCTTGCTGACTGGAGGTCTCATCATGAGCCAGGAACGATTCATCGCCATTTGTTGTGTCTGCGATAACGTGCGGGATGATTCCGCGAAGGGGAGTCCCGGCGAGGAATGGGGACCGCTGTCTGCGTATCTCTCACTCCATCGGCTTCGCAGCGGCGAGTACCGGTTGACGCATGCCTACTGCCCCAGCTGTTCCAGTAAATTCTCGCGGCGGGAGAGCAGCCCCGTGGCCCTCACGCCACCGGTGACCGAGTCCCTGGAACCGATCCGGGCGGAAAGCGTATATCGGCCTTAATCGGCAGATGATCCGACGAGAGGCGGCTGAGCGGGGTGTCGTGCACCGCCACAGACAGCAATGCCTGGGCAGGTGCGATCAAGATTCGATCCAATGGGAGGATCGGGCAGCGGGCGGGGAAGGTGGCCGGAGAGGATGACGCGCCGAACAGTCGGCTCAATCCCCGTAATGTCTTGCCTCGCACGTTCCATTCATTGAGGTCTCCCATGAAAATGGTGAGGTCTTGGCGGTTCGGCGCGAACAATTTCAGCAAACGCTCCACTTGCACGGGACGTTCCCGCGGCCACAATCCCAAATGCGTGGTGACGACATGCATCGTCTGTCCACGCAACCGCAAATCGACATCCAGCGCACCACGGGGCTCATGCAGACCAACCGACAGATCCCAGTGCCGGACGCCTGCCACGGGGAACCGGGTCAACAAGGCGTTCCCGTACTGGCATGGCCCTCGCGAACGGACCGGACCTGGTATCGCCCTCAAACCGGTGCACGCGGCCAGCCAAGGCAGCAGCTGATGACCGCCTGGCTCCTTCAAATCGATTTCCTGTAACGCCACAATGTCCGCATTCATTTCCGACAACACTCGCAGGATTCTGCCTGGCTCATACCGCCCGTCTTTCCCAATCGCCCGATGAATGTTGTACGAGGCCACTCGCAGCTCCATGGTCGAACGATCCTTTGCGACTTATGAGGCAGGACTCGCCATGTTGTCGCGTCCTGCTGTCGTGACCGGTCGCATGATCGGGACATGGCGCAACACATATCGAACCACACTCCACGTCAACCCGACGAACAGCCCGAGGCCGACCAGGGCACCGGGCGTGGGAGCCCGCAACGCCCCGTCCAGGCCATTCAGAATGGCGGACAGCAGCACAATACCGGGACTCATTCCCAACGCCGTGCCCAGCAGAAACTCGCGCAGGGAGATCGACGTCGATCCGGCGACCAAATTGACCATCGAGAACGGGGCGACGGGAAGCATCCGGATCAGGAACACCGCCCAGGTGCCCCGCTGCGCCAATCGCCGGCTGAGGTAGGCAACGCGGCGACCGGCGAATCGCTGCACATGATATCGCCCCAAGACGCGGCCCAGCCAGAACAGTGTCGCCGCGCTCAACAGCGATCCCGCCAGGGCGGCGCTCATGCCCAACCATGGTCCGCATGCGAGCAGCGTCAGGATGATCAGCAGCGTGATGGGAACCGCAACGAATCCACCGACCACATATCCCCCCAGCAACGCCATAAGCCCCAATGGGCTGCGGCCCAAGGTCTGGATTTCTGCAATCACCCCGCTTGCCTGAATCCAGTCGTCCAGCGGAATCCATCGCCAGGCGAGAGCCAAGAGCCCGATCGCCCCCAACAGCAGATATCCGGCCAGCAGCCTACGGCCCAAATGATGACGTTCCGGGGCGGGCACCACCGTACCGAGCACCTCCTCCATCCCCATCGCTCGTTCCGGATCCACCAAGCGCTGTTCTGGAATCACTGCCGGCACATCTGTGCCGGTGAAACAGCCGCTCTCCAAGCTGCGCGGCCCCCCGCGTAAGGACGTAATGGCCTGTAGCAGGGACCCGCAGCACTGCGTCGCCTCCATCAGTCGTGCCGGCTCGACGCCAAGGTGTTCGCCAATCAGTCGGTTCCGCAGTCCGGCAATGACTGCCTGAACCCGTGGTTGGTTCTGCGCTTCGATGGCGAGATTACACTCGGTATCGAATCCCATCGACCGATTGGACACGTTTGCCGAGCCGACACACACAAACTCGTCATCGACGATCAGCAGTTTGCTATGGATTGCCACCCATTCGGGTCCCTCACTCCCCGATACGGTCGGAGCATAGACGGAC
It encodes:
- the treZ gene encoding malto-oligosyltrehalose trehalohydrolase, with the translated sequence MKPWQGMTLGATVAGDAVRFRCWAPERTQVEVLLEGGRTAHSMQQEDDGYWSTEVRGVKAGMTYRYRLDRGEAYPDPCSRFQPSGPHGPSLIVDPAAYRWQDKGWPGVKMRGQAIYELHVGTFTQEGTLDAASAQLVALKDLGITVIEVMPVAEFPGRWNWGYDGVGLYAPAHVYGDPEALKRFVDATHRLGLGVILDVVYNHLGPDGNYLPAYTHHYFTDRYPNEWGQAINFDGPESCGVRDFFIQNACYWVDEFHLDGLRLDAVHALHDEGPRHVLAELSQAARQAAGARSIILIAECEAQWIHPIQPINQGGWGLDGVWSEDFHHAARVAATGCREGYYTDYRGTPQELLSCMKRSFLFQGQRYQWQGKSRGTVVGDEPAAGFVFFLQNHDQVANQLRGDRLHEKTSPGLLRVLTALLLLSPQTPLLFMGQEFAASSPFLFFADFPPGELAQAIHRGRREFLAQFPSVASVEAQTAIPDPCNPIVFKRSQLDLAERDRHRNSYALHRDLLWLRREDPVIAQQDRHRLDGAVIGSEAFVVRYPGSEGDDRLLLLNLGPDCEYRPAPEPLLAPPAQRRWSLLWSSDELRYGGPGVIDPLSDEGWRLPAESAVLYRTEPEG
- a CDS encoding Ku protein, giving the protein MSRPLWKGSISFGLVNIPVDLYPAENRNRFDLTLLDRRDRKPVGFKRYNKVTGKEVPWDQILKGYEYEKNRYVVLTDEDFRRANVEATQTVDIVSFVKVEHIAPALFETPYYVVPDKRGEKGYALLRETLKKTGKVAIAMVVIRTRQYLAAIMPWEGVLLLNTLRYANEIRPVKHLDIPATKLKADGRSGVKARNR
- a CDS encoding FAD-dependent oxidoreductase, which gives rise to MHHTSEQTRSIWMATDMPVVPPLTLGAHADVCIVGAGIAGLTTAYCLMKSGKSIIVVDKGPPGGGMTGRTTAHLSNAVDDRYVEIQRLHGASGAQVAAESHSAAIDWIDMIRVREGIDCDFMRLDGYLFAPSNGPADLIEEEWQAAQRAGLTGVERLNRLPHGLFPTGPCLKFPRQGQFHPLKYLTGLVRAIQRDGGRIFRDAHVVNVETGAQVTIETSQGCAVTADRLVVATNTPINNIVTIHTKQAAYISYVIGARVPAGTVTPVLLWDTLDPYHYIRFSTESAGTPDEQTWIIVGGEDHKAGQANDGEARYARLEAWARERFPEMGDLGFRWSGQIMESVDGLGFIGRNPGDSDQVYIATGDSGMGMTHGTIAGLVIADLIMQRPSPWAPLYDPSRRTIRAAGEFLRESLNMAAQYTDWVTGGDVNSEEEVAPGQGAILRDGLTKIAAYRDDQGILHKCSAVCPHLDCIVAWNNTESTWDCPCHGSRFDKFGTVLNGPATTNLTPIVAKHPA
- a CDS encoding DUF6279 family lipoprotein, producing the protein MKLGAAWGRTLCARLLTTVAVGLLVSGCALTLGYRHADRIIEWQADHYFDLTSGQRRDLLARTQRLLVRHRREMLPDYAEFLDQLKARVQAGLRPDDLDWAYAAYDRFRGDLVERVLPDGSALLTTMSESQVRHVEQVLIREEQKTRESWAGPSDARAELRADKALALARKWIGSLQAGQVAQLRASVRALPDAEPIWWESRRQRRKAFIASLRTRATEEHLADELRGIVNPTVEQSEAARAQLDREWRAGLTAVILQLDHMLTPVQRGRAVSSIQDLIDDLRTMTRAR
- a CDS encoding endonuclease/exonuclease/phosphatase family protein, which gives rise to MELRVASYNIHRAIGKDGRYEPGRILRVLSEMNADIVALQEIDLKEPGGHQLLPWLAACTGLRAIPGPVRSRGPCQYGNALLTRFPVAGVRHWDLSVGLHEPRGALDVDLRLRGQTMHVVTTHLGLWPRERPVQVERLLKLFAPNRQDLTIFMGDLNEWNVRGKTLRGLSRLFGASSSPATFPARCPILPLDRILIAPAQALLSVAVHDTPLSRLSSDHLPIKADIRFPPGSVPGTRSPVA
- a CDS encoding VTT domain-containing protein, which encodes MDQTTFTTGDARAVPRGDRLKQSDHGYRPDDHQNRKPDDTPSPILQSGQTCWRIEPAERAAFLIDGEAYFQTFRDVALRASQSIYIAGWDLDTQVELVRGAEAVSPLPAKLGEFLTALLRRKRRLKIHVLNWDFSMIYALEREWMPTAQAGWNRHRRLVYRVDGQHPLGASHHQKLVVIDDTAAFIGGLDLTKSRWDTSAHATADVRRVDADGQAYPPFHDVQMMVAGAAAGALGDLFRTRWQVATGRRPPRPTQRPVTDLWPATLQPDLEQCEVGVMRTQPGFAGQAEVREIEQAYLEAIKRARHSIYIESQYCTSHTIGRALAARLSEHQGPEVVLVLRHNCDGWLERRTMDSLRAKVLHDLELADHYGRLSVYAPTVSGSEGPEWVAIHSKLLIVDDEFVCVGSANVSNRSMGFDTECNLAIEAQNQPRVQAVIAGLRNRLIGEHLGVEPARLMEATQCCGSLLQAITSLRGGPRSLESGCFTGTDVPAVIPEQRLVDPERAMGMEEVLGTVVPAPERHHLGRRLLAGYLLLGAIGLLALAWRWIPLDDWIQASGVIAEIQTLGRSPLGLMALLGGYVVGGFVAVPITLLIILTLLACGPWLGMSAALAGSLLSAATLFWLGRVLGRYHVQRFAGRRVAYLSRRLAQRGTWAVFLIRMLPVAPFSMVNLVAGSTSISLREFLLGTALGMSPGIVLLSAILNGLDGALRAPTPGALVGLGLFVGLTWSVVRYVLRHVPIMRPVTTAGRDNMASPAS